The Pseudomonadota bacterium nucleotide sequence GAAACATGGTTATCCGTAATAAGATAAACCGACTCCCCGTCAATGCCGATATCGCCGTATTCCCTGTCCACTGCCGCCGGAATGATGGCATAAAGATATTTTCCCCCATTATTTGTTTCTTTACTGCCCATGTTACCATCTCCCCTTTATTCTATTTTCTTCCCCGGAATAAATGACCCTGACATGCCCCAACTCTTGAGTTTACGACACCAATACCCGTTTTTGCACCCGGATCGCTTCACCTGACATCACTTCTTCATTCTATTCTTTGCAAAAACAGGCAATTATCCGGAATAACCGTCAGGATTATGCCTCAGCGGTAGCGTATCTATTTTGTTTCAAAATATTTACAGACCTGATTCGACCTTCCACCAGATTTATCTCCAACAAGGCACCACATGCATAGCACTTGACCTGCCCTTCATAATCGCTGTAAGTCTCTTCATCAAGATCAAGATTATGCCCGCAAGATAGACAATTTATCTTCATTTTTTGTCCTTTCTTTTTTTTAGTATTTGATTTTAAACGGCCCTGTCGTTTTGCGGGACACCGCCTTCGCTGACTTCTCAGTGCCCGGCATCACAAGCCGCCGACTACCGTTGGATTCAAGTGTGGCAATAATTTTCTGCCTTTCCTCCTCGATGTCCCCGAAGCGCTGATCGATATGACGCATCCTTTCCTGAGCGCTCTCTCTCTCTTTTCCCCGACGGAACTTTTCCATCTCCAGAATACTGAGTTTCATATAAGCCTTGTAAGGAATAGCCTTTTCATCCGCACTACCGCTTAGAGTCTTGAGATTTTGTACACCTCTCAAAATTTTTTTTGTCATTGGCAAACCTCTTTAACTTTCTCCTTGGCCGTTTTAACTGACCCGCAGAATTTGCTGATTACTTCTTCTACCTTCTGAGTCATAACCGGTTGGCCACCACGAGTAATCTTGGCGGTGTCCGTAGCCAACACATCCCGGCAGATTATCTGAAAAAAAGCATCATCTCCACGGGCACGCCGCTTCTGAGACGCAAGTATCCGGCCTATGGCAATCCCGGCACGAATTGTCGGACGACTGTTGTTCACCCCGAAGCTCCTCAATTCCCTTACGATATCCACGATCCGCTCGGAATCTATCCGGGGAAGTCCCGATTTCTTCCTGACAATCATGATTTCCGTATCCCGGTCATAGTGTTCCAGATGAATGGTAATCATACGATCCATCAGAGCATCCTGGGTCTTATGAACTCCGGCATATTCTTCGGGGTTTGACGTAAAAATAGCTCTAAACTCGGGATGCACGGACATGTATCCCTCACCTGAGCTGCGTAGCTTAGGCAGATTCAGAATTCCTTCTGAAAGAACACTGAGAAGCGGGTTGTTGGCCTCCGGCTTGGATCTGTTGAATTCGTCATAAATAAGGATCTCCCCTCGCTCACAGGCAGTGGTCAAACGGTTGTCCACCCAGAGACTTTTCATTTCTTCCTCCGTCTTCAGGACCGAGTGGATATAATTGTCGACCAGTCTGTTTTTACGGTATCCGGAATCCTTGCCTACCAGATCGGAACTGCCGAATTCATCGTCTCCGTGGACCAGTGTGACAGGTCGTCCCAGTTTAGATGCCACATGAAAGGCCATGGTCGTCTTTCCCGTTCCTGATACACCGGAAAAATGAACGGGATAACCAGCCACCAGATAAGCTAAAGCCCGCTGTGCAACCTGTTCTACATAGGGAGAAGTGATAAAACTATCGCTGGGCTCTGGTTGAACACTGTCTTCCCCAACTAATTCGCGCGCGGTTGATGTACTGACAATTCTTACGGCATTCTTGTTCATAAATTTATATCTCCTTCCTGAATTTTCCCAACACCCATCCTCACTGTTTAAAATTGAAAAGAAAGAATTATATCGAAGGGATCTCTGCCCTGATCAAAGCAAAAGTCACAGGTCAGTTCCTCATGCAAACACCACCGAATTCAGACTTGGGCATCCTCCCTTTCATATAAACACCGGAAATGTATAATTTAATCTTTTTCCGTTCAGGAAAACTCTGGACATTATTTTTTATCCCGTTTTCTCTTGATTAAAGTTTTAGTCGGCTTTCCATACTGCCAACTTTTCTCTTTTGGGTTCGGAATTTCCACAGAAGCAAAAGCAGGAACCTGCGTTTTAACCTTGGGTGTTTTGGCCACCGATTCTTTGGGCATTACTATCGTCTTCACTTTTTCTTCTTCTTTCTCAGGTTTCCTGAATGTAACCGGTGGCTTGCTTTCCTTGAACTCAGGCACCGTTACAACCGACGGCTTTTCTACCTTAACCTCAGGCGCTGCCGCTGTCTTCTTAACTGCTGCTTCGACCGTGTGCGATATGGATTTTACGATCACAGGCTCCTTCTTCATCGGAACAAACCTGAACTTTTCCGGATTCCGGACACGCCAGACAAGCCGGGCTCCCATCAGATCATCCGCAGTATTTTTGCACATGCACAAAACCTGTATTCCCATTTCTGATAAAAAGACTTTCCGGTAATGTGTCCCCTTCAGAGCCATATCAGCCCGGTCTCTTGAAAAGGCACCTATCA carries:
- the gvpN gene encoding gas vesicle protein GvpN, with translation MNKNAVRIVSTSTARELVGEDSVQPEPSDSFITSPYVEQVAQRALAYLVAGYPVHFSGVSGTGKTTMAFHVASKLGRPVTLVHGDDEFGSSDLVGKDSGYRKNRLVDNYIHSVLKTEEEMKSLWVDNRLTTACERGEILIYDEFNRSKPEANNPLLSVLSEGILNLPKLRSSGEGYMSVHPEFRAIFTSNPEEYAGVHKTQDALMDRMITIHLEHYDRDTEIMIVRKKSGLPRIDSERIVDIVRELRSFGVNNSRPTIRAGIAIGRILASQKRRARGDDAFFQIICRDVLATDTAKITRGGQPVMTQKVEEVISKFCGSVKTAKEKVKEVCQ